Proteins from one Aspergillus nidulans FGSC A4 chromosome VIII genomic window:
- a CDS encoding molybdenum cofactor biosynthesis protein cnxABC (transcript_id=CADANIAT00001706), whose protein sequence is MTEPMLFKRGAAQATSSFSRFPRIHTRTRLPTWRRLSPSPSRYVTTGLNPQVEVQDEPTRSPSPTPTSSTRWNALKTAKPFSAFLTDTFNRQHDYLRISVTERCNLRCLYCMPEEGVPLSPPAHVLTSPEIVYLSSLFVSQGVTKIRLTGGEPTVRKDIVPLMQSIGELRHHGLRELCLTTNGISLHRKLEPMVEAGLTGVNLSLDTLDPFQFQIMTRRKGFDAVMKSIDRIQELNKMGAGIKLKINCVVMRGLNEREIIPFVEMGRDSPIEVRFIEYMPFDGNKWSKGKMVSYQEMLALIREKYPTLEKVVDHKNDTSKTYRIPGFQGRVGFITSMTHNFCGTCNRLRITCDGNLKVCLFGNSEVSLRDIIRQQNNGEPIDETALQELGLLEAARTAARVHDEGGVVSQRERELLDVIGMAVKRKKAKHAGMGELENMKNRPMILIDKTSDAQRNIRYFASMSSMMSKGQVMNVSTHSLGLGMPMATQVRLYHRERTTTSCEEPSNKDSKFASLPTSDDPDLPHLNRSQNVHMTLIDEKPISKRLATATCHVRFSNRRPWELLRQGPGSRKGDVFGIARIAGITAAKKTPDIVPLCHPGLGLTGVEVDVKLLDPSADDAEMKHGAMHVTATVGCVGRTGVEMEAMTATMGAALTVYDMLKAVDKGMVIGGVKLLEKMGGKSGHWVREENVKDE, encoded by the exons ATGACTGAGCCCATGCTATTTAAGCGGGGCGCAGCTCAAGCGACTTCGTCCTTTTCTCGATTTCCCCGCATCCATACTCGAACTCGACTCCCGACGTGGCGCCGGTTGAGCCCTTCGCCTTCGCGATATGTCACTACCGGTTTGAACCCGCAAGTGGAAGTTCAGGATGAACCAACTAGGTCTCCATCTCCTACACCGACATCGTCGACTCGCTGGAACGCGCTGAAAACAGCAAAGCCGTTCTCGGCGTTTCTGACAGACACATTCAACCGCCAGCATGATTACCTTAGGATCAGTGTCACGGAGCGCTGCAATCTGCGCTGTCTATATTGTATGCCTGAAGAAGGCGTACCGCTATCCCCTCCCGCGCACGTCCTGACGTCGCCGGAGATTGTGTACCTTTCGTCGCTCTTCGTCTCGCAGGGCGTGACCAAGATCCGTCTGACTGGCGGAGAACCGACTGTTCGGAAAGACATCGTTCCTCTGATGCAGTCAATTGGAGAATTACGACATCACGGACTCCGAGAATTATGCTTGACAACCAATGGCATTTCACTCCATCGTAAGCTCGAGCCTATGGTGGAGGCTGGGTTGACTGGGGTAAATCTCAGTCTGGACACTTTGGATCCGTTCCAGTTTCAAATtatgacgaggaggaagggctTTGATGCGGTTATGAAGAGCATAGACCgcatccaggagctgaatAAGATGGGAGCTGGGATAAAGCTCAAGATCAATTGTGTTGTGATGCGGGGCCTCAACGAACGCGAGATTATTCCGTTTGTCGAAATGGGGCGTGATAGCCCCATCGAAGTGCGGTTCATTGAGTATATGCCATTTGATGGCAATAAGTGGAGTAAGGGAAAAATGGTTTCCTATCAGGAGATGCTGGCCCTTATTCGGGAGAAGTATCCAACATTGGAGAAGGTGGTGGATCATAAGAATGACACGAGCAAAACTTATCGCATTCCTGGATTCCAAGGCCGAGTTGGCTTTATCACGAGCATGACGCATAACTTCTGCGGCACTTGCAACCGCCTTCGCATTACGTGCGATGGGAATCTTAAAGTCTGCCTATTTGGAAACTCGGAAGTCTCGCTGCGTGATATAATCCGACAACAGAATAATGGCGAGCCCATTGACGAGACTGCGCTGCAAGAGCTAGGTCTCCTTGAGGCAGCTCGAACAGCAGCCCGCGTTCATGACGAAGGTGGAGTAGTCAgtcaaagagaaagagagcttCTTGACGTTATTGGCATGGCAGTGAAGCGGAAAAAGGCCAAGCATGCCGGCATGGGAGAGTTAGAGAACATGAAGAACCGGCCGATGATCCTTATTG ATAAAACGAGCGATGCCCAGAGAAATATAAGGTACTTCGCCTCCATGTCGTCAATGATGTCCAAGGGACAAGTAATGAACGTATCGACGCATTCACTCGGTCTCGGGATGCCAATGGCTACCCAAGTCCGACTTTACCATCGCGAACGTACCACAACTTCGTGCGAGGAACCCAGCAACAAGGACTCAAAATTCGCTTCGCTCCCTACATCCGACGACCCCGATCTGCCTCATCTCAATCGCTCGCAAAACGTCCATATGACGCTGATTGATGAAAAGCCCATTTCAAAACGCCTCGCAACAGCCACCTGTCACGTCCGCTTCTCCAACCGACGTCCCTGGGAACTCCTCAGACAAGGCCCCGGCAGCCGCAAAGGCGACGTATTTGGCATCGCTCGTATTGCCGGTATCACcgccgcgaagaagacgccgGATATTGTACCGCTTTGTCATCCTGGGCTGGGGTTGACGggggtggaggtggatgtGAAGCTTCTTGACCCGTCCGCCGATGACGCTGAGATGAAGCATGGGGCAATGCATGTCACGGCCACGGTGGGCTGTGTTGGAAGAACGggggtggagatggaagcCATGACGGCGACGATGGGGGCTGCATTGACGGTGTATGATATGTTGAAAGCGGTTGACAAGGGGATGGTGATTGGGGGAGTGAAACTGCTAGAGAAGATGGGGGGCAAGAGCGGGCATTGGGTAAGAGAGGAGAACGTGAAGGATGAGTAG
- a CDS encoding ESCRT-I subunit protein VPS28 (transcript_id=CADANIAT00001709), with amino-acid sequence MYAQRPLAYAPTPYSYTPNTTRSASINLDEEVKLASSSAERDLYESLAEIYSIIVTLDGLEKAYIKDVVTEAEYTETCTRLLKQYKSSLGDDTVARAFVDLETFKRTWDLECPRATERLRIGMPATVEQASHSGPSTNKAPGTTGSAGGTSGSLILTATENFITFLDALKLNMVSKDALHPLLSEVIQSVNKVTDADFENRGKIIQWLITLNQMRATEELSEEQARELSFDIESAYQGFKSTLE; translated from the exons ATGTACGCTCAGCGGCCTCTGGCTTATGCTCCTACTCCATACAGCTATACTCCTAATACAACTAGGTCTGCGTCCATCAATTTAGATGAG GAAGTGAAACTCGCCTCAAGCTCAGCTGAGCGCGACCTTTACGAGTCCCTAGCTGAGATCTACAGTATTATAGTGACGCTTGATGGACTAGAGAAAGCCTATATCAAGGATGTTGTCACAGAAGCCGAATACACTGAAACATGTACTCGACTTTTGAAGCAATACAAATCCAGCCTGGGTGACGACACTGTTGCCAGGGCATTTGTCGACCTAGAGACATTCAAGCGGACATGGGAT CTCGAATGTCCACGTGCCACCGAACGTCTTCGTATAGGAATGCCCGCGACAGTCGAACAGGCCTCACACAGTGGTCCTTCGACCAACAAAGCTCCCGGAACAACTGGATCTGCTGGCGGCACATCTGGTAGTCTAATTCTGACGGCTACGGAGAACTTCATCACCTTCCTCGATGCACTCAAACTGAACATGGTCTCTAAAGACGCACTTCACCCGCTGCTCTCTGAAGTCATCCAGTCAGTCAACAAGGTGACGGATGCAGATTTCGAAAACAGAGGAAAGATTATTCAATGGCTGATCACATTGAATCAGATGCGGGCGACCGAAGAGCTGAGCGAAGAGCAAGCCCGGGAGCTTTCGTTTGACATCGAGTCGGCGTACCAGGGATTCAAGTCAACACTGGAGTAA
- a CDS encoding uncharacterized protein (transcript_id=CADANIAT00001711), with translation MLFVFQNNINTVIVNLNLRSLSEALPFCLYIFCSYTYTNNIIGRFDPTIHLGPPTNKQAEYRYNKMVIGLLAITAIPTVTGIALGCSEQRKQNARQDDEKRMAKFYTDVVCTEDVEEADELDEKRVVLRNNKVYIDDPNPAKRKVESHTGQAFYIDYPEPDHMKDLKRGLGLVSTIQDNPPMLNWIYCDKETHELKYGNRTQSCEHVPAPWDWTDNEMTIILERNWGFYAVKEKDAEGRWSWAVYLDRDGDDLQRVLGDDVVAVPVKLKRTLVGTVPADSNQTGGS, from the exons ATGCTATTTGTGTTccagaacaacatcaacactgTCATTGTCAATCTCAACCTCCGCTCAC TTTCTGAGGCTCTACCATTCTGTCTTTATATCTTCTGTTCGTATACTTACACCAACAATATAATCGGCAGATTTGACCCAACTATACATCTGGGCCCGCCTACGAACAAACAAGCAGAATATCGCTACAACAAGATGGTAATTGGCCTACTAGCAATAACGGCAATTCCCACGGTGACAGGCATTGCGCTCGGGTGTAGCGAACAGCGCAAGCAGAACGCACGgcaagacgatgaaaagCGCATGGCGAAGTTCTATACGGATGTGGTATGTACGGAAGATGTCGAGGAGGCAGATGAGCTAGATGAGAAGAGGGTTGTATTGCGGAACAACAAG GTGTACATCGACGACCCCAATCCGGCTAAACGCAAAGTCGAGTCCCATACAGGGCAAGCATTTTATATTGATTACCCGGAGCCCGACCACATGAAGGACCTCAAACGCGGACTGGGCCTCGTATCTACGATACAGGATAACCCACCAATGCTGAATTGGATATACTGCGACAAAGAGACGCATGAGCTCAAATACGGGAATCGGACGCAGAGCTGCGAGCATGTTCCTGCGCCATGGGACTGGACGGATAATGAGATGACAATTATCTTGGAGCGGAACTGGGGGTTTTATGCGGTcaaagagaaggatgcggaggggCGGTGGAGTTGGGCTGTTTATTTAGATAGGGATGGGGATGATTTACAGCGAGTTCTGGGGGATGATGTAGTTGCTGTGCCGGTTAAGTTGAAGAGGACATTGGTTGGAACGGTTCCGGCTGACAGTAATCAGACGGGAGGGTCATAG
- a CDS encoding putative potassium transporter (transcript_id=CADANIAT00001707): MTRECFLSSPGIGGANCTVHKARRCLRLIASGVSTLLPPFNFLSLHYTYFIVVSLISSLIFWGASNPPRSVSYTDALFMCVSAMTGTGLNSVEASTLTTFQQVIMFVLLMLGHAILISITVLHVRKRAFQHKFKGISHALAQRTAQEAPAPNRNEDKSYPAADNVPMEPPTISSAEINVHFTNTGAQGVSHDQPRKAMVDQPSNLKSENERHRDNYQPINKAQLLQLGIWRGTQKYFESKGLISRNSQFHGLTLEERDRLLGVEYKAVSFLSVIVPLYWVLFLCCGILGMGIWLEVNKPQVPRDNGLSPFWTGAFFAVSAFVNSGMGILDANMTALQTDAYPLITMGLLILAGNTLYPCFLRLIIWSVRRMLPDQQAWKTWRSTLDFILDHPRRVYTNLFPARHTWYLLATVVIFNGIDWAGFEVLSIGNKEIEGLPTAYRIMDGLFQALAVRAGGFSVVTISDLRQGLLVLYVVLLVSAGPAVLIARRHTNVYEERSLGIYAEDETLYGHDKRPPNTVTNFLRRHLFLNKEGTRRHFLREQLKDQLSHDLWWIALAVFLISIMESSNYTKDPVGYSTFNILFEVISAYGCVGISTGYPGRDLSFCGVWHSLSKLILAAVALRGRHRGLPVAIDNAIMLPSESNAQAWAEEENVVSGREHQQVGHLGPGIV; the protein is encoded by the exons ATGACCCGTGAGTGTTTCCTCAGCTCCCCCGGTATTGGCGGCGCTAACTGTACTGTTCACAAAGCCCGGCGTTGTCTACGGCTGATCGCCAGCGGTGTATCAACTCTTTTGCCGCCGTTTAACTTTCTCTCCCTCCACTATACGTACTTTATCGTTGTTTCGTTGATCAGTAgcttgatcttctggggGGCCTCGAATCCTCCACGGAGCGTTTCGTATACCGATGCCTTGTTTATGTGCGTCAGTGCCATGACAGGCACTGGACTAAATAGC GTCGAGGCGTCGACATTAACCACGTTTCAGCAAGTGATTATGTTTGTGCTTCTCATGCTCGGTCATGCCATCCTTATTTCAATCACTGTCCTTCACGTTCGGAAAAGAGCATTCCAGCATAAATTCAAAGGGATATCTCATGCTCTTGCGCAGAGGACTGCTCAGGAAGCACCGGCGCCTAACCGAAACGAGGACAAGAGCTATCCAGCGGCAGATAATGTTCCTATGGAGCCTCCAACTATTTCTTCTGCTGAAATCAACGTTCATTTCACAAATACTGGCGCCCAGGGCGTCTCGCATGATCAACCACGCAAGGCCATGGTTGACCAGCCATCAAATCTGAAAAGTGAAAATGAAAGACACAGAGATAACTACCAGCCAATAAACAAAGCCCAACTGCTCCAGTTGGGCATATGGCGAGGCACCCAGAAATACTTCGAGTCCAAAGGACTCATCTCGCGGAATTCTCAGTTTCACGGACTGAcgctggaagagagagaccGACTTCTAGGGGTCGAGTACAAGGCTGTCTCGTTCTTATCAGTAATTGTACCTTTGTACTGGGTATTGTTCTTGTGCTGCGGTATTCTGGGCATGGGGATATGGCTAGAGGTCAATAAACCGCAAGTTCCTCGAGATAATGGTCTGTCGCCTTTCTGGACCGGAGCATTCTTCGCGGTATCTGCATTTGTGAATAGCGGTATGGGCATTTTGGATGCGAATATGACGGCTTTACAGACGGA TGCCTACCCCCTCATCACCATGGGACTTCTGATCCTCGCCGGGAACACCCTTTATCCCTGTTTTTTGCGCTTGATCATTTGGTCTGTGAGACGGATGCTGCCGGATCAACAGGCATGGAAAACTTGGAGAAGTACTTTAGATTTTATTCTAGACCATCCTCGAAGA GTCTATACGAACCTTTTTCCGGCTCGCCACACATGGTACTTACTAGCAACAGTTGTCATATTCAATGGAATTGACTGGGCTGGATTTGAGGTCCTTTCAATCGGGAATAAAGAGATTGAGGGATTGCCAACAGCATACCGTATAATGGATGGCCTGTTTCAAGCATTAG CTGTCCGAGCTGGAGGATTCTCAGTCGTCACCATTTCCGACTTGCGTCAAGGGTTGCTGGTCTTATATG TCGTACTATTAGTTTCAGCTGGACCTGCCGTTCTAATAGCACGCAGGCACACAAACGTCTACGAAGAACGCTCTCTTGGTATCTATGCCGAGGATGAAACCCTCTACGGTCACGACAAGCGCCCCCCAAACACGGTCACCAATTTTCTGCGCCgtcacctcttcctcaacaaGGAAGGCACCCGGAGGCATTTCCTCCGCGAACAATTAAAAGACCAGCTCAGCCACGACCTTTGGTGGATCGCGCTTGCCGTCTTCTTAATCTCTATCATGGAGTCCAGCAACTACACCAAAGATCCCGTAGGATATTCGACCTTCAACATTCTCTTCGAAGTCATCTCTGCCTATGGCTGCGTCGGCATTAGCACCGGCTACCCTGGCCGGGATCTGTCATTCTGTGGAGTATGGCATTCGCTTAGCAAGCTTATCTTAGCAGCGGTTGCGCTTAGGGGGAGACATCGAGGGCTGCCGGTTGCTATTGATAATGCGATTATGCTGCCAAGTGAGTCAAACGCCCAGGCGtgggctgaagaggagaatgtgGTTTCGGGAAGAGAGCATCAGCAGGTTGGACATCTTGGGCCTGGAATTGTTTGA
- a CDS encoding mRNA-binding ribosome synthesis protein NOC2 (transcript_id=CADANIAT00001708), whose translation MAGSQKKSTKKFEKKHLKDVLERRKAAAKIKQRNQLKEKRKSDNTKSRAERKDDSEDDAEQVKKQNAFAEMNVDDFFAGGFDIADPAANKKKVKKDVSPKIGKRKRSETQEEEEEELSSGDEDFAESQDGDGGSEASELDDAETHKKDIEALKEKDPEFYKYLQENDAELLEFGDLAEVDALSEGEDEQDEEPAKKKKKAAKEEEPASNLTVASVQKWQKLMEEQHSIRAMRQAVLAFRAAAYLDDPDAQEQKYSISDSNVYHQVLVTALNNVPKVLSHHLPVKETASGKVRVSLDSKKFKTLTPLIKSHTSSVQKMLANLSDEQTLKLTLSSIEPMLPYLLQFRKLLKVLIKTIVGIWADASTTEATRIVGFLLLRRLMVIGDSGLKESVLKASYEGVVKGSRNTTVHTLPGVNLMKNSAAELWGIDQNVSYTTGFNFIRQLAMHLRSSITNTSKESYKTIYNWQYVHSLDFWSRVLSQHCDGLVEAKIGKQSALRPLIYPVVQITLGASRLIPTAQYLPLRFQLTRSLLRLSRASGTYIPLAPLLLEPLNLTELRKAPKQATLRPLDFTTTIRAPKSYLRTRVYQDGAAEQIAELLSEFFVLWSKHISFPELSVPIVVALKRWLKQVSSRSGGNRNQKLNQMILLLVQKVEANAKWIEERRAHVTFAPRNKTEVEAFLKDVDWESTPLGAFVKVQRKLREEKAALLEEGRREEEKRRQEERDGGDDVVMDDVASENDHSGDDEEEEEEEEEEEEEEEEEEEEEISEEEEDDD comes from the coding sequence ATGGCCGGAAGCCAAAAAAAATCTACCAAGAAGTTCGAGAAGAAACACTTGAAGGATGTACTCGAACGACGAAAGGCGGCCGCAAAGATCAAGCAACGAAaccagctgaaagagaaacgGAAATCGGACAACACCAAGTCACGAGCTGAGAGGAAGGATGATTCCGAGGATGATGCCGAGCAAGTCAAGAAACAGAACGCCTTTGCCGAGATGAACGTGGACGACTTCTTCGCTGGAGGATTTGACATTGCAGACCCTGCtgccaacaagaagaaggtcaagaaggacgTCAGCCCGAAAATTGGGAAGCGAAAGCGATCGGAAActcaggaagaagaggaggaagagttgaGCAGCGGAGACGAGGATTTTGCAGAGTCTCAAGATGGTGACGGAGGGTCAGAAGCCAGCGAGCTTGACGACGCTGAAACTCATAAGAAAGATATCGAGGCCCTTAAAGAGAAGGACCCGGAATTCTACAAATATCTCCAGGAGAACGATGCCGAGCTGCTCGAATTCGGTGACCTTGCAGAGGTTGACGCGCTGAgcgaaggagaggacgagCAGGACGAGGAGCCGgctaagaagaagaaaaaggcagcaaaggaggaggaaCCGGCTTCTAACCTAACGGTTGCATCGGTGCAGAAATGGCAGAAGCTCATGGAAGAACAGCACTCTATTCGCGCAATGCGACAGGCAGTGCTCGCCTTCCGTGCCGCGGCGTATCTCGACGACCCAGATGCCCAGGAGCAAAAGTACTCCATCTCTGACTCAAACGTGTACCACCAAGTCCTTGTCACGGCACTTAACAATGTTCCCAAGGTTCTTTcgcatcatcttcctgtCAAGGAGACCGCGTCTGGCAAAGTTCGGGTTTCACTAGACTCAAAGAAGTTCAAGACTCTCACCCCCCTCATCAAGTCGCACACCTCCTCTGTCCAGAAGATGCTTGCGAACCTCTCCGACGAGCAAACCCTCAAGCTGACGCTCTCTTCGATCGAACCCATGCTTCCCTACCTCCTGCAATTCCGCAAGCTTCTCAAGGTCCTTATCAAGACCATCGTCGGCATCTGGGCCGATGCTTCTACCACAGAAGCAACACGAATTGTCGGCTTCCTCCTCCTACGCCGTCTAATGGTCATCGGTGACTCGGGACTCAAGGAATCCGTCCTCAAGGCCTCCTACGAAGGCGTCGTCAAGGGCAGTCGCAATACAACAGTCCACACACTCCCTGGCGTCAACTTGATGAAAAATTCCGCTGCCGAACTCTGGGGCATTGACCAAAACGTCTCGTACACAACCGGCTTCAACTTCATCCGCCAGCTCGCCATGCatctccgcagcagcatcacaAACACCTCCAAGGAAAGCTACAAGACCATCTACAACTGGCAGTACGTGCACAGTCTGGACTTCTGGTCCCGCGTCCTCTCGCAACACTGCGATGGCCTCGTCGAGGCCAAAATTGGCAAACAGTCCGCCCTCCGCCCCCTCATCTACCCAGTTGTCCAGATCACTCTTGGCGCCAGCCGCCTCATTCCCACAGCTCAATACCTCCCACTCCGTTTCCAGCTCACGCGCTCGCTGCTTCGTCTTTCTCGCGCTTCAGGCACATACATCCCGCTCGcccccctcctcctcgaaCCCCTGAATCTCACCGAACTTCGCAAAGCCCCTAAACAAGCTACTCTGCGACCGCTCGACTTTACGACAACAATCCGCGCGCCTAAATCCTACCTCCGCACCCGGGTGTACCAGGATGGCGCCGCCGAGCAAATCGCCGAATTGCTGTCTGAattcttcgtcctctggaGCAAACACATTTCCTTTCCGGAACTGAGCGTCCCTATCGTTGTTGCTCTCAAGCGCTGGTTGAAACAGGTTTCATCTCGGTCTGGCGGCAACCGGAATCAGAAATTAAATCAAATGATCCTCTTGCTTGTGCAGAAGGTCGAGGCGAATGCGAAGTGGATTGAGGAAAGGAGAGCGCATGTTACATTTGCGCCGAGGAACAAGACGGAGGTCGAGGCTTTCCTCAAGGATGTAGACTGGGAGAGTACGCCGTTGGGTGCATTTGTAAAGGTGCAGAGGAAGCTGAGGGAGGAAAAGGCGGCTCTTCTTGAGGAGGGCCggcgagaggaggagaagaggaggcaggaggagagggatggCGGGGATGATGTTGTTATGGATGATGTGGCTAGTGAGAACGATCACAGTGgggacgatgaggaggaggaagaggaggaagaggaggaagaggaggaagaggaagaggaggaagaggaggagatttcagaggaagaagaggacgatgactgA
- a CDS encoding S-adenosylmethionine-dependent methyltransferase (transcript_id=CADANIAT00001710), whose protein sequence is MSCPPDGHLWAEWTDKRLAVLDLPQIYTKPSGTELLQTLDLLRIKPRNFGVSPHESVKRQTVESTGLTRYLTSIIASPLSWLDTDELREAIWDAAAARLSERSGRTAMPAMSRVFAVPTSSGEELTLTLHEPSLTADNLGMKTWVSSYLLSRRLHTILDSTSQLVPSTSTGPTLNSDRTLRALELGAGTGLVGLSFAALRGNSAKIHLTDLPEIVPNLAYNAALNVELLNRTAATVTTGVLDWSDSPAMLPTAEEQYDLILAADPLYSPEHPRLLADTVAIWLSRGLDARVVLEMPLRDAYLPQVQELRQRLGRVGLAVVQEGEETGYDDWETANGDAVAVRCWWSVWGWSEKL, encoded by the exons ATGTCATGTCCTCCGGATGGACATTTGTGGGCCGAATGGACTGATAAGCGTCTCGCAGTACTGGACCTTCCCCAGATCTATACGAAGCCTTCCGGCACCGAACTTCTTCAAACCCTAGACCTGTTAAGGATCAAACCGCGAAATTTCGGCGTCAGTCCTCATGAATCAGTCAAACGCCAGACAGTCGAATCCACCGGACTGACCCGATATCTGACGTCCATCATTGCGAGCCCCCTTTCCTGGCTAGATACCGATGAGTTGCGGGAAGCCATATGggatgctgcagctgcgcgtCTCAGTGAACGGTCTGGCCGAACGG CGATGCCGGCGATGTCCCGTGTTTTTGCGGTTCCCACATCATCGGGCGAAGAGCTCACACTGACCCTCCACGAGCCCTCGTTGACTGCCGACAACCTAGGCATGAAAACATGGGTTTCATCCTATCTCCTTTCTCGGCGCCTCCACACCATCCTTGATTCTACCTCACAACTCGTTCCCTCTACATCAACCGGTCCAACACTTAACTCTGACCGGACCCTTCGAGCACTCGAGTTAGGCGCAGGTACCGGCCTGGTCGGCCTTTCATTTGCTGCTCTACGCGGCAACTCGGCAAAAATTCACCTCACAGATCTTCCGGAAATAGTGCCAAACCTGGCCTACAACGCGGCTCTTAACGTTGAGCTTCTTAACAGAACCGCTGCGACTGTCACAACCGGGGTACTGGATTGGTCTGATTCGCCCGCTATGCTTCCAACCGCTGAAGAACAGTACGATTTAATTCTGGCAGCGGATCCTCTTTATTCCCCAGAGCATCCACGGTTGCTGGCTGATACTGTAGCTATTTGGCTAAGTCGGGGTCTCGATGCCCGCGTCGTGCTCGAGATGCCTCTGCGGGACGCATATCTGCCACAGGTGCAGGAACTCAGGCAGCGACTGGGGAGAGTTGGGTTGGCGGTCGTCcaagagggcgaggagacgGGATACGATGATTGGGAGACTGCAAATGGAGATGCAGTTGCGGTGCGATGCTGGTGGTCTGTCTGGGGTTGGAGCGAGAAGCTCTAG